A section of the Streptomyces sp. CG1 genome encodes:
- a CDS encoding GAF domain-containing protein: MPGDPVPHLPPLLEAVLGVGSALELRTTLQRIVDGAAELTGARYAALRTADPGQEGPAEIRTTTPPPKDADGLDVPILVGGEPFGRLYLAGKSGGGAFTADDEQLLRVLAAQAGAAIGNARLYEAARQRERWIEGAAAVTTALLTGESAADALMTVAERARLLADASAGVILQSTPEGGMEIVTASTHDDPGDLVGTTIEPGSPVLEQLLGGEPVFIEDSATDPRMTTRVRHRFGPSMMLPLQASGQLIGTLALPRRRGARPYTDVERRLAGQFASQAALALVLAGARHRRERLAVYEDRDRIARDLHDLVVQRLFATGMMLQAAQRRARVEAVQDMLGKAVDELESTVQEVRTAIFALQQPPAEAPATLRGRALRETATVAAVLGFQPSTRFLGPVDSRVPDRVAGQLLATLRRALDSAARRRAVSRIEVTIDATAALADGRAAVRLTVYDDGNTEADEDTKGTTVTWQAPL; encoded by the coding sequence ATGCCCGGCGATCCCGTCCCGCATCTGCCGCCGCTGCTCGAAGCGGTCCTCGGGGTCGGCTCCGCACTCGAACTGCGCACCACGCTGCAGCGCATCGTGGACGGCGCCGCAGAACTGACCGGCGCCCGGTACGCGGCGCTGCGCACCGCCGACCCCGGTCAGGAGGGGCCGGCCGAGATCCGTACGACGACACCTCCCCCGAAGGACGCCGACGGACTGGACGTGCCGATCCTGGTGGGCGGAGAACCGTTCGGGCGGCTGTACCTGGCCGGCAAGAGCGGCGGCGGCGCGTTCACCGCCGACGACGAGCAGCTGCTGCGGGTGCTGGCCGCCCAGGCGGGCGCCGCGATCGGCAATGCCCGCCTGTACGAGGCGGCCCGGCAGCGTGAGCGGTGGATCGAGGGCGCGGCGGCCGTCACCACCGCGCTGCTGACCGGCGAGAGCGCCGCGGACGCCCTGATGACGGTCGCGGAGCGGGCCCGGCTGCTCGCCGACGCCTCCGCCGGGGTCATCCTCCAGTCCACCCCCGAGGGCGGGATGGAGATCGTGACCGCGTCCACGCACGACGACCCCGGCGACCTCGTCGGTACGACCATCGAGCCCGGCAGCCCGGTGCTGGAGCAACTACTGGGCGGCGAACCGGTGTTCATCGAGGACTCGGCGACCGACCCGCGCATGACGACCCGGGTCCGGCACCGGTTCGGCCCCAGCATGATGCTGCCGCTCCAGGCGAGCGGCCAGCTGATCGGCACGCTCGCGCTGCCGCGCCGGCGCGGCGCCCGCCCGTACACGGACGTCGAACGGCGCCTGGCCGGCCAGTTCGCCTCCCAGGCCGCGCTCGCCCTGGTCCTCGCCGGCGCCCGGCACCGCAGGGAGCGGCTCGCGGTGTACGAGGACCGGGACCGGATCGCCCGCGATCTGCACGACCTGGTCGTCCAACGGCTGTTCGCCACCGGCATGATGCTGCAGGCGGCGCAGCGCCGGGCCCGGGTGGAGGCCGTACAGGACATGCTCGGCAAGGCGGTCGACGAGCTGGAGTCGACCGTTCAGGAGGTCCGGACGGCGATCTTCGCGCTCCAGCAGCCGCCCGCCGAGGCGCCGGCCACCCTGCGGGGCCGGGCGCTGCGCGAGACGGCCACCGTGGCGGCGGTGCTCGGCTTCCAGCCGTCCACCCGCTTCCTCGGCCCGGTGGACAGCCGCGTCCCGGACCGCGTCGCCGGCCAGTTGCTCGCCACGCTCCGCCGCGCCCTCGACAGCGCCGCCCGTCGCCGGGCCGTCTCCCGTATCGAGGTCACGATCGACGCGACGGCGGCGCTGGCGGACGGCCGGGCGGCGGTACGGCTGACGGTGTACGACGACGGAAACACCGAGGCCGACGAGGACACGAAAGGGACGACGGTCACCTGGCAGGCACCGTTGTGA